A genomic window from Sorex araneus isolate mSorAra2 chromosome 2, mSorAra2.pri, whole genome shotgun sequence includes:
- the TUBB2A gene encoding tubulin beta-2A chain codes for MREIVHIQAGQCGNQIGAKFWEVISDEHGIDPTGSYHGDSELQLERINVYYNEAAGNKYVPRAILVDLEPGTMDSVRSGPFGQIFRPDNFVFGQSGAGNNWAKGHYTEGAELVDSVLDVVRKESESCDCLQGFQLTHSLGGGTGSGMGTLLISKIREEYPDRIMNTFSVMPSPKVSDTVVEPYNATLSVHQLVENTDETYSIDNEALYDICFRTLKLTTPTYGDLNHLVSATMSGVTTCLRFPGQLNADLRKLAVNMVPFPRLHFFMPGFAPLTSRGSQQYRALTVPELTQQMFDSKNMMAACDPRHGRYLTVAAIFRGRMSMKEVDEQMLNVQNKNSSYFVEWIPNNVKTAVCDIPPRGLKMSATFIGNSTAIQELFKRISEQFTAMFRRKAFLHWYTGEGMDEMEFTEAESNMNDLVSEYQQYQDATADEQGEFEEEEVEEEA; via the exons ATGCGCGAGATTGTGCACATCCAGGCGGGCCAGTGCGGCAACCAGATCGGCGCCAag TTCTGGGAGGTCATCAGTGACGAGCACGGCATCGACCCCACGGGTAGTTACCATGGAGACAGCGAGCTGCAGCTGGAGCGGATCAATGTGTATTACAACGAGGCTGCAG GGAACAAGTATGTGCCACGGGCCATCCTGGTGGACCTGGAGCCCGGCACCATGGACTCGGTCAGGTCGGGACCATTCGGCCAGATCTTCAGGCCCGATAACTTCGTGTTTG GCCAGAGCGGCGCCGGCAACAACTGGGCCAAGGGCCACTACACAGAGGGCGCGGAGCTGGTGGACTCGGTCCTGGACGTCGTGAGGAAGGAGTCGGAGAGCTGCGACTGCCTGCAGGGCTTCCAGCTGACCCACTCGCTGGGCGGGGGCACAGGTTCGGGCATGGGCACCCTGCTCATCAGCAAGATCCGCGAGGAGTACCCCGACCGCATCATGAACACCTTCAGCGTCATGCCCTCGCCCAAGGTGTCGGACACGGTGGTGGAGCCCTACAACGCCACCCTGTCGGTGCACCAGCTGGTGGAGAACACGGACGAGACCTACTCCATCGACAACGAGGCGCTGTACGACATCTGCTTCCGCACCCTCAAGCTCACCACGCCCACCTACGGTGACCTCAACCACCTGGTGTCGGCCACCATGAGCGGCGTGACCACCTGCCTGCGCTTCCCCGGCCAGCTCAACGCCGACCTGCGCAAGCTGGCCGTGAACATGGTGCCCTTCCCGCGCCTGCACTTCTTCATGCCCGGCTTCGCGCCCCTGACCAGCCGGGGCAGCCAGCAGTACCGCGCCCTGACCGTGCCCGAGCTCACCCAGCAGATGTTTGACTCCAAGAACATGATGGCCGCGTGCGACCCGCGCCACGGCCGCTACCTGacggtggccgccatcttccgcGGCCGCATGTCCATGAAGGAGGTGGACGAGCAGATGCTGAACGTGCAGAACAAGAACAGCAGCTACTTCGTGGAGTGGATCCCCAACAACGTGAAGACGGCCGTGTGCGACATCCCGCCGCGGGGGCTCAAGATGTCGGCCACGTTCATCGGCAACAGCACGGCCATCCAGGAGCTGTTCAAGCGCATCTCGGAGCAGTTCACGGCCATGTTCCGCCGCAAGGCCTTCCTGCACTGGTACACGGGCGAGGGCATGGACGAGATGGAGTTCACCGAGGCCGAGAGCAACATGAACGACCTGGTGTCCGAGTACCAGCAGTACCAGGACGCCACGGCCGACGAGCAGGGCGAGttcgagga